In the Quercus lobata isolate SW786 chromosome 5, ValleyOak3.0 Primary Assembly, whole genome shotgun sequence genome, one interval contains:
- the LOC115991098 gene encoding uncharacterized protein LOC115991098, giving the protein MSIIDWNYRGLGNLRIGKELEVVIRAKVPSVVFIAETWADEARLQQIKRNIEFDNLFFVERNNRDGGLALFWRNSVDLSVDSFSPNHIDSIINKGKEDVWRFIGFYGEPVTHKRMESWNNLRQLHNKFNLPWLCAEDFNEIIRSSEKMGGSSRSQTQMQQFRYAMDECGFIDLGFLGPWYTWQKHFSAGHSIWERLDRALATNDWLLRFAEAWLSNHTCSEVVEAIWEAREVTDPAARVIRKIDKCGRELKRWERDHFGNIRNTLKEKRKELAEAEKEALRIELNFRIQELKKEIMDLVDKENRLWFQRSKELYTSANQTLCDAATMSIEKIISSDLNNQLGQEFTAWEVQKAIKEMAPLKAPGLDGMPPLFYQHYWNTMKHVGKEDYMVIKLDMSKAYDRVEWSYLESVMRRVGFTERWITLLMLCVKMVSYFILVNGEPKGMIYPTRGVKETLYHLSFSYFAQKD; this is encoded by the exons GGGAACCTACGGATAGGAAAAGAGCTTGAAGTAGTGATTCGAGCAAAAGTTCCCTCCGTCGTGTTTATAGCCGAAACGTGGGCAGATGAAGCAAGGCTACAGCAGATTAAACGGAACATTGagtttgataatttattttttgtcgaGAGAAATAACAGGGATGGGGGTCTAGCACTCTTTTGGCGAAATTCTGTTGATTTGAGTGTTGATTCTTTCTCACCAAACCATATAGACTCCATCATAaataaagggaaggaagatgtaTGGAGGTTCATCGGCTTTTATGGTGAGCCAGTGACGCATAAAAGAATGGAATCCTGGAATAATCTTCGACAACTTCATAACAAATTTAATCTCCCTTGGCTGTGCGCCGAGGATTTTAATGAGATCATTAGAAGCTCTGAAAAAATGGGAGGGAGTAGCAGAAGCCAAACTCAGATGCAACAATTTCGGTATGCAATGGATGAGTGTGGATTTATCGACCTTGGTTTTTTAGGTCCCTGGTATACATGGCAGAAACACTTTTCTGCAGGTCACTCAATATGGGAGAGACTCGATCGTGCTTTGGCTACTAACGATTGGTTGTTGAGATTTGCAG AGGCGTGGCTGTCTAATCATACATGCTCGGAGGTCGTTGAAGCAATCTGGGAAGCAAGGGAAGTGACCGATCCAGCAGCTAGAGTCATTCGGAAAATTGACAAGTGTGGCCGAGAATTAAAGAGATGGGAGAGAGATCACTTCGGCAATATAAGGAACACAttgaaggagaaaagaaaggagtTGGCTGAAGCAGAAAAAGAGGCGTTACGCATTGAACTAAATTTTCGAATACAGGAACTAAAAAAGGAGATTATGGATTTGGTGGACAAAGAGAACAGATTATGGTTTCAAAGGTCCAAG GAGCTGTACACCTCGGCCAACCAGACCCTATGTGATGCAGCCACAATGTCCATTGAAAAGATTATCAGCTCGGATTTAAACAACCAGCTTGGACAGGAATTTACTGCATGGGAGGTTCagaaagcaataaaagaaaTGGCCCCTCTCAAAGCCCCTGGTCTGGACGGAATGCCTCCATTGTTCTATCAACATTATTGGAACACAATG AAACATGTGGGAAAGGAAGATTATATGGTCATCAAATTAGACATGAGCAAAGCATATGACAGGGTAGAATGGTCGTATTTGGAATCAGTCATGAGACGCGTGGGTTTTACTGAAAGATGGATTACTCTCTTGATGCTATGTGTCAAGATGgtctcttattttattctagTGAATGGAGAGCCAAAAGGGATGATTTACCCCACACGAGGCGTCAAGGAGACCCTTTATCACCTTTCCTTTTCCTACTTTGCACAGAAAGATTAA
- the LOC115991545 gene encoding uncharacterized GPI-anchored protein At1g61900-like isoform X1, protein MKGRVFFKLGLNIILLEVFLLALCFHESCCSQLDHLTGPVLMDKRRDAFLPKISPSGSPQPFIPMLAPSPLIPFTNTTTPKLSGLCMLNFTAAKSLLSTTSVDCWSAFAPFLANVICCPQLEATLAIIIGQSSKETNVLALNGTLAKFCLSDIEQILVGQGANFNVTQICSTHASNLTQNSCPVIDVNEFENTIDTSKLLAACAEIDSVKECCNQICQGAILEAATRIALKASELLSVDGPHVLPEHSTTINDCRSIVHRWLASKLDPPLAKHVLRVLSNCNVNKVCPLNFPDMKHVAKGCGHGISNQTACCSAMGSYVTHLQKQSFITNLQALDCAASLGTKLRKSNITKDVYGLCHISLKDFSLQVGTQEAGCLLPSLPSDATLDPTSGISFLCDLNDNIAAPWPTTSQVQASSCNKTIKIPALPAATSAQSGLYNDDVMLFLLIASLMVPLMLLYS, encoded by the exons ATGAAAGGGAGGGTTTTTTTCAAGCTCGGTCTCAATATCATTCTTCTGGAAGTGTTCCTATTAGCTCTCT GTTTTCATGAATCTTGCTGCAGCCAGTTAGATCATCTTACGGGTCCTGTTTTGATGGATAAAAGAAGGGATGCTTTTTTGCCCAAGATCTCTCCTAGTGGGTCTCCTCAGCCATTTATTCCTATGCTTGCACCTTCACCATTGATACCCTTCACAAATACTACCACTCCAAAATTATCAG GACTCTGTATGTTAAACTTCACTGCTGCTAAAAGCTTGCTGAGTACAACATCAGTAGATTGCTGGTCCGCTTTTGCACCGTTTCTGGCTAATGTCATTTGTTGTCCGCAGTTGGAAGCCACTCTTGCAATTATCATTGGTCAATCGAGTAAAGAAACCAATGTCCTTGCTTTAAATGGGACCCTTGCCAAATTTTGCCTCTCAGACATTGAGCAGATTTTGGTTGGTCAGGGTGCTAATTTTAATGTGACACAGATATGTTCAACTCATGCCTCAAATCTCACTCAAAACTCTTGCCCGGTCATTGATGTTAATGAGTTTGAGAACACTATAGATACTTCTAAGCTTCTGGCAGCTTGTGCTGAGATTGATTCTGTGAAAGAATGCTGTAACCAAATTTGTCAGGGTGCAATATTAGAAGCTGCTACGAGGATTGCATTGAAAGCTTCTGAGCTATTGAGCGTTGATGGGCCCCATGTTTTACCTGAGCACTCAACTACTATAAATGATTGTAGAAGTATCGTCCACAGATGGCTGGCAAGTAAACTTGATCCTCCTCTTGCGAAGCATGTTCTCAGAGTACTATCAAATTGCAATGTTAATAAAG TTTGCCCCCTGAATTTCCCTGACATGAAGCATGTCGCAAAGGGCTGTGGGCATGGGATAAGTAACCAGACAGCATGCTGTAGTGCCATGGGAAGCTATGTCACCCACTTGCAAAAGCAGAGTTTTATAACCAACTTGCAAGCTTTGGATTGTGCTGCATCATTGGGAACAAAGTTAAGGAAGTCAAATATTACAAAAGATGTATATGGCCTCTGTCATATAAGCCTCAAGGATTTCTCCCTTCAAG TTGGAACTCAAG AGGCTGGATGTCTTTTGCCTAGCTTGCCTTCTGATGCAACATTAGACCCGACTTCAGGAATAAGCTTCCTTTGTGATTTAAATGACAACATTGCAGCTCCATGGCCCACTACATCTCAAGTGCAAGCTTCTTCATGCAATAAAA CTATTAAAATTCCTGCACTTCCAGCAGCCACATCTGCCCAAAGTG GACTTTATAATGACGATGTCATGCTTTTTCTGCTCATTGCTTCCTTAATGGTCCCTCTAATGCTATTGTATTCTTAA
- the LOC115991545 gene encoding uncharacterized GPI-anchored protein At1g61900-like isoform X2: protein MKGRVFFKLGLNIILLEVFLLALCFHESCCSQLDHLTGPVLMDKRRDAFLPKISPSGSPQPFIPMLAPSPLIPFTNTTTPKLSGLCMLNFTAAKSLLSTTSVDCWSAFAPFLANVICCPQLEATLAIIIGQSSKETNVLALNGTLAKFCLSDIEQILVGQGANFNVTQICSTHASNLTQNSCPVIDVNEFENTIDTSKLLAACAEIDSVKECCNQICQGAILEAATRIALKASELLSVDGPHVLPEHSTTINDCRSIVHRWLASKLDPPLAKHVLRVLSNCNVNKVCPLNFPDMKHVAKGCGHGISNQTACCSAMGSYVTHLQKQSFITNLQALDCAASLGTKLRKSNITKDVYGLCHISLKDFSLQVGTQEAGCLLPSLPSDATLDPTSGISFLCDLNDNIAAPWPTTSQVQASSCNKRLYNDDVMLFLLIASLMVPLMLLYS, encoded by the exons ATGAAAGGGAGGGTTTTTTTCAAGCTCGGTCTCAATATCATTCTTCTGGAAGTGTTCCTATTAGCTCTCT GTTTTCATGAATCTTGCTGCAGCCAGTTAGATCATCTTACGGGTCCTGTTTTGATGGATAAAAGAAGGGATGCTTTTTTGCCCAAGATCTCTCCTAGTGGGTCTCCTCAGCCATTTATTCCTATGCTTGCACCTTCACCATTGATACCCTTCACAAATACTACCACTCCAAAATTATCAG GACTCTGTATGTTAAACTTCACTGCTGCTAAAAGCTTGCTGAGTACAACATCAGTAGATTGCTGGTCCGCTTTTGCACCGTTTCTGGCTAATGTCATTTGTTGTCCGCAGTTGGAAGCCACTCTTGCAATTATCATTGGTCAATCGAGTAAAGAAACCAATGTCCTTGCTTTAAATGGGACCCTTGCCAAATTTTGCCTCTCAGACATTGAGCAGATTTTGGTTGGTCAGGGTGCTAATTTTAATGTGACACAGATATGTTCAACTCATGCCTCAAATCTCACTCAAAACTCTTGCCCGGTCATTGATGTTAATGAGTTTGAGAACACTATAGATACTTCTAAGCTTCTGGCAGCTTGTGCTGAGATTGATTCTGTGAAAGAATGCTGTAACCAAATTTGTCAGGGTGCAATATTAGAAGCTGCTACGAGGATTGCATTGAAAGCTTCTGAGCTATTGAGCGTTGATGGGCCCCATGTTTTACCTGAGCACTCAACTACTATAAATGATTGTAGAAGTATCGTCCACAGATGGCTGGCAAGTAAACTTGATCCTCCTCTTGCGAAGCATGTTCTCAGAGTACTATCAAATTGCAATGTTAATAAAG TTTGCCCCCTGAATTTCCCTGACATGAAGCATGTCGCAAAGGGCTGTGGGCATGGGATAAGTAACCAGACAGCATGCTGTAGTGCCATGGGAAGCTATGTCACCCACTTGCAAAAGCAGAGTTTTATAACCAACTTGCAAGCTTTGGATTGTGCTGCATCATTGGGAACAAAGTTAAGGAAGTCAAATATTACAAAAGATGTATATGGCCTCTGTCATATAAGCCTCAAGGATTTCTCCCTTCAAG TTGGAACTCAAG AGGCTGGATGTCTTTTGCCTAGCTTGCCTTCTGATGCAACATTAGACCCGACTTCAGGAATAAGCTTCCTTTGTGATTTAAATGACAACATTGCAGCTCCATGGCCCACTACATCTCAAGTGCAAGCTTCTTCATGCAATAAAA GACTTTATAATGACGATGTCATGCTTTTTCTGCTCATTGCTTCCTTAATGGTCCCTCTAATGCTATTGTATTCTTAA
- the LOC115991589 gene encoding protein DETOXIFICATION 40-like, which produces MASQDELQQPILNSDHSAPQEQEQEHISSPVLHEVDSRLEKVLTDTQLPRIKRLRLATWIELKLLFRLAAPAVFVYMINNFMSLSTRVFAGHLGNLELAAASLGNSGIQLLAYGLMLGMGSAVETLCGQAYGAHRYEMLGVYLQRSTVVLTLTGIPMTVVYVLSEPILLLLGESTAVASSAAVFVYGLIPQIFAYAVNFPIQKFLQSQSIVAPSAYISAATLVVHLLISWLAVYKLGLGLIGASLALSLSWWIIVVAQFVYILMSSKCKHTWTGFSLQAFSGLWEFVKLSTASAVMLCLETWYFQILVLVAGLLKDPELALDSLAVCMAINGLLFMVSVGFNAAASVRVSNELGAGNPKSAAFSVVIVNIVSFIIAVIEAIVVLLLRHVISYAFTSGETVADAVSELCPYLAVTLILNGVQPVLSGVAVGCGWQAFVAYVNVGCYYVVGIPLGCVLGFKFDLGAKGIWTGMIGGTVMQTFILIWATFRTDWNKEVEIAKKRLEKWDDTKEPLLKS; this is translated from the exons ATGGCTTCCCAAGATGAGCTTCAGCAACCCATATTAAACTCCGACCACTCAGCACCACAAGAACAAGAGCAAGAACACATATCTTCGCCTGTGCTTCATGAAGTAGACTCTCGGCTAGAGAAGGTGTTAACGGATACCCAGTTACCGAGAATCAAGCGCCTCCGTTTGGCCACATGGATCGAACTCAAGCTGCTCTTCCGCCTCGCCGCCCCGGCTGTGTTTGTTTACATGATCAACAATTTCATGTCTTTGTCCACACGAGTTTTTGCAGGTCACCTTGGCAATCTTGAGCTCGCCGCTGCCTCTCTTGGCAACAGTGGCATCCAACTCTTGGCCTATGGACTCATG TTAGGTATGGGAAGCGCGGTAGAAACTCTATGTGGACAAGCTTATGGAGCCCACAGATATGAAATGCTAGGAGTATATCTACAAAGATCAACGGTTGTCCTTACTCTAACTGGGATACCCATGACTGTGGTCTACGTATTATCAGAGCCAATCTTGCTCTTACTAGGTGAATCAACGGCTGTGGCATCTTCAGCTGCAGTTTTTGTCTATGGTCTAATCCCACAAATTTTTGCTTATGCTGTGAACTTTCCCATACAAAAATTCCTCCAGTCTCAAAGCATTGTAGCCCCAAGTGCATACATATCTGCCGCTACACTTGTGGTACACTTATTGATAAGTTGGTTGGCTGTGTACAAATTGGGATTGGGATTGATTGGTGCATCATTGGCTTTGAGCTTATCGTGGTGGATCATAGTGGTGGCTCAGTTTGTGTATATTTTGATGAGTAGTAAGTGTAAGCACACTTGGACTGGTTTTAGCTTGCAGGCCTTTTCTGGGCTTTGGGAGTTCGTGAAATTGTCAACTGCATCGGCTGTGATGCTGTGTTTAGAGACTTGGTACTTTCAGATACTAGTTTTGGTTGCTGGGTTGCTCAAAGACCCTGAGCTTGCTTTGGATTCTCTTGCTGTTTG CATGGCAATTAATGGACTATTGTTCATGGTGTCAGTCGGGTTCAATGCAGCCGCAAG TGTCAGGGTGAGCAATGAGCTAGGGGCTGGTAATCCCAAATCAGCAGCATTCAGTGTTGTAATCGTGAATATAGTTTCTTTCATTATTGCTGTAATAGAAGCAATTGTTGTGCTCTTACTACGCCATGTCATAAGCTATGCCTTCACTAGCGGTGAAACCGTGGCTGATGCAGTCTCAGAGCTCTGTCCATACTTGGCTGTCACTCTCATTCTCAATGGAGTTCAACCAGTCTTGTCCG GGGTGGCTGTTGGATGTGGATGGCAAGCATTTGTGGCATATGTAAATGTGGGATGTTACTACGTGGTTGGAATACCTTTGGGTTGCGTTCTCGGCTTTAAGTTCGACCTTGGCGCTAAG GGAATATGGACAGGGATGATAGGAGGAACTGTGATGCAGACCTTCATTTTAATTTGGGCAACATTTCGCACGGACTGGAATAAGGAG gtGGAGATTGCTAAGAAACGATTGGAAAAATGGGACGACACAAAGGAGCCTCTGCTGAAGAGCTAA
- the LOC115991810 gene encoding protein DETOXIFICATION 40-like: MDTIDSELHEPILQSKPPTPETVSSELEETLSNTEISNFSRLKSGTWIELKTLFRLAAPAVVVYLLNNVTSMSTQIFCGHLGNLELAAASLGNNGIQIFAYGLMLGMGSAVETLCGQAYGAHKFEMLGVYLQRSMILLMCTGVLVMFIYIFSKPLLLALGESSSIASAAAIFVYGLIPQIFAYAANFPIQKFLQAQSIVAPSSYISAATLVVHLLLSWIVIYKLGWGLLGAALMLSFSWWIIVIAQFVYILVSDRCKYTWTGLSWQAFSGLWDFLKLSTASAIMLCLETWYYQILVLIAGLLQNAEIALDALSICMTVSGWVYMISVGFNAAASVRVSNELGAGHPKSAAFSVVIVTLSSAVIAVICAILVLALRHVISYVFTSGSTVADAVSELSPFLAISIILNGIQPVLSGVAVGCGWQAFVAYVNVGCYYIIGIPLGAVLGFKFDLGAKGIWSGMIGGTFIQTLILIWFTFRTDWTKEVEKAKLRLDKWEDKKESLLTD; this comes from the exons atggaCACCATTGACAGTGAGCTCCATGAACCCATATTACAATCAAAACCACCAACACCAGAGACAGTGAGTTCTGAACTAGAAGAAACCCTATCCAACACCGAGATTTCAAACTTTAGCCGCCTAAAATCCGGTACATGGATTGAACTGAAAACTCTCTTTCGCCTAGCAGCACCTGCGGTAGTGGTTTACTTACTCAACAATGTCACTTCCATGTCCACACAAATCTTTTGTGGTCATCTAGGTAATCTTGAGCTCGCTGCTGCCTCTCTTGGTAACAATGGTATCCAAATATTCGCCTATGGCCTCATG CTTGGAATGGGAAGCGCAGTGGAAACACTATGTGGGCAGGCTTATGGTGCTCACAAGTTTGAAATGCTAGGCGTATATCTTCAGCGATCAATGATCCTACTCATGTGTACTGGGGTCTTAGTTATGTTCATCTACATCTTCTCCAAGCCCCTCTTGCTTGCTTTAGGTGAATCAAGTTCCATTGCATCCGCGGCTGCAATTTTTGTCTATGGTCTTATCCCACAAATCTTTGCCTATGCTGCTAATTTTCCCATACAAAAGTTTCTGCAAGCACAAAGCATAGTGGCACCTAGCTCGTACATCTCTGCAGCTACGCTAGTTGTGCATTTGCTATTGAGCTGGATTGTGATTTACAAACTGGGCTGGGGATTGTTGGGTGCGGCATTGATGTTGAGCTTTTCATGGTGGATCATAGTGATTGCGCAGTTTGTGTACATATTGGTGAGTGACAGGTGCAAATACACATGGACTGGACTTAGCTGGCAAGCTTTTTCTGGGCTCTGGGACTTTTTGAAATTATCTACTGCATCAGCTATCATGCTATGTCTGGAGACTTGGTATTATCAGATACTTGTGTTGATTGCTGGGTTGCTCCAAAATGCTGAGATTGCTTTGGACGCTCTCTCCATTTG CATGACCGTATCAGGATGGGTCTACATGATATCAGTGGGTTTCAATGCTGCTGCAAG TGTAAGGGTGAGCAATGAGCTAGGAGCTGGACATCCAAAATCTGCGGCATTTTCTGTGGTGATAGTAACACTAAGTTCTGCCGTCATCGCGGTGATCTGCGCCATCCTTGTTCTTGCCTTGAGGCATGTCATTAGCTATGTATTTACGAGTGGTTCAACTGTGGCTGATGCTGTCTCAGAACTCTCTCCCTTCCTTGCCATATCTATCATACTCAATGGAATCCAACCCGTTTTGTCTG gAGTGGCTGTCGGCTGTGGATGGCAAGCATTTGTTGCGTACGTTAACGTGGGGTGTTACTACATTATTGGTATCCCATTGGGTGCAGTACTTGGCTTTAAATTCGACCTTGGAGCTAAG GGCATTTGGTCTGGGATGATAGGGGGCACTTTTATACAGACTCTCATTTTAATTTGGTTCACATTTCGGACAGATTGGACTAAAGAG GTTGAAAAAGCAAAGTTGCGTTTGGATAAGTGGgaagacaagaaagaatctctTTTGACGGATTAA
- the LOC115991099 gene encoding uncharacterized protein LOC115991099, whose translation MAADKGNIKGYALCRNSPRLTHLFFADDSLLFCRATIQECQQVLNILETYGRFSGQRINKTKTTIFFSKSTPEEVKNHIKSALDVPVILQYEKYLGLPSLVGKNKKASFNYIKERVWKKIQGWKEKLLSQAGREILIKAVVQAIPTYTMSCFKLPLGLCGEIESLIRKFWWGQKGDRRKVHWVKWDTLCKPKSEGGMGFKDLANFNDALLAKQAWRLLHQRNSLFYRVFKVRFFPQSSILEALYSSTGSYAWHSILKGRDLVLKGARWRVGSGEAINVWNDAWLPSTTHPRIEAHVVSSFEDMKVSVLIDPATKKWDLNMLNGLFTTQEVELISSIPLCPNAVEDVVVWPFTPSSTYTMYVNCASSSLSQLSMLYGDAHSSHRNQVRTSSKEYPLSLVASTVSQALADFQRANSSDVPQPRSFGQSWTQWTPLAEGEIKVNFDGAQFRDLGKAGLGVIIRDSRGQALMSLSEQAHLPFSLEIVEAMVVARAISFAQGLSSTSFVLEGDSVNVIKEMQSDDESLSPYGHILSSAKSMVVTGSSIKYSHVGRTGNIVAHNLAKHARHVRGFSVWTEDVPPHLSHVIFADHG comes from the exons ATGGCAGCAGATAAAGGCAATATTAAGGGTTACGCCCTTTGCAGAAATAGCCCCAGACTAACCCATctcttttttgcagatgatagtctaTTATTTTGCAGGGCTACAATCCAAGAGTGCCAAcaagttttgaatattttgGAGACTTATGGCAGGTTTTCGGGTCAACgaatcaataaaacaaaaaccaccATCTTTTTCAGCAAGTCTACTCCTGAGGAAGTCAAAAACCATATCAAATCGGCCTTGGATGTACCGGTGATCCTGCAatatgagaagtatttgggGTTACCTTCATTggtggggaaaaataaaaaggccagCTTCAATTACATTAAGGAGagagtttggaaaaaaattcaagggtggaaggaaaaacttTTGTCTCAAGCAGGTAGAGAAATCCTTATTAAGGCCGTAGTTCAAGCAATCCCAACTTACACAATGAGTTGCTTTAAACTCCCCTTGGGTCTTTGTGGAGAAATCGAAAGTCTTAtaaggaaattttggtggggccaaaaaGGAGACCGAAGGAAGGTACATTGGGTAAAGTGGGACACACTTTGTAAGCCCAAATCGGAAGGGGGCATGGGATTTAAAGATTTGGCAAATTTCAATGATGCTCTATTAGCCAAACAAGCATGGCGATTACTTCACCAAAGAAACTCTCTATTTTATAGGGTTTTTAAGGTGAGGTTTTTCCCACAATCTTCTATCTTAGAAGCCCTTTATTCAAGCACGGGATCATACGCATGGCATAGTATTTTGAAAGGGAGAGACTTAGTGTTGAAGGGTGCACGATGGAGAGTGGGAAGTGGTGAAGCCATAAATGTGTGGAACGATGCTTGGTTGCCATCCACAACTCATCCGAGAATTGAAGCTCATGTGGTATCAAGTTTTGAAGATATGAAAGTTTCTGTTCTCATTGACCCAGCCACAAAGAAGTGGGACCTTAACATGTTGAATGGACTCTTCACTACCCAGGAGGTAGAGTTGATCTCAAGCATTCCTTTGTGTCCCAATGCAGTGGAGGATGTTGTTGTTTGGCCCTTTACTCCTTCAAGTACTTACACG ATGTATGTGAACTGTGCAAGCTCGAGTCTGAGTCAGTTATCCATGCTCTATGGGGATGCTCACAGCTCACACAG AAACCAAGTACGAACATCTTCCAAGGAGTATCCACTATCACTAGTAGCTTCAACAGTGTCGCAAGCACTAGCTGACTTCCAACGGGCTAACTCCTCTGATGTTCCGCAACCCAGAAGCTTTGGCCAATCATGGACTCAATGGACTCCACTGGCAGAAGGAGAAATCAAAGTAAACTTTGACGGAGCCCAGTTCAGAGATTTGGGTAAAGCAGGTTTGGGAGTCATCATTCGGGATAGCAGAGGACAAGCGCTTATGTCTCTGTCTGAGCAAGCACATCTGCCTTTCTCTCTAGAAATTGTCGAAGCTATGGTAGTAGCTAGAGCTATCTCCTTTGCACAGGGTCTTAGCTCCACCTCCTTCGTACTAGAGGGGGATTCGGTGAATGTTATAAAAGAAATGCAGTCTGATGATGAGTCCCTTTCTCCATATGGTCATATCCTCAGCTCGGCAAAATCCATGGTGGTAACAGGAAGTAGTATTAAGTACTCGCATGTGGGTCGAACTGGTAACATTGTAGCACACAACCTAGCTAAACATGCTAGACATGTTAGAGGTTTTTCGGTGTGGACggaggatgttcctccacaCCTTTCTCATGTAATTTTTGCCGACCATGGctga